The Microaerobacter geothermalis genome has a segment encoding these proteins:
- the folE gene encoding GTP cyclohydrolase I FolE yields the protein MRVDHQKIQDAIKMILEAIGEDPNREGLIDTPARVARMYEEVFEGLHIDPREYFSVIFSEDHEEIVLVKDIPFFSMCEHHLVPFFGKAHVGYIPKEGRVIGLSKLARAVEAVAKRPQLQERMTSQVADAIVQTLDPHGVVIVVEAEHMCMTMRGVRKPGAKTVTSAVRGVFEKDPAARAEVFSLIK from the coding sequence ATGAGAGTGGATCATCAAAAAATACAAGATGCCATAAAAATGATACTTGAGGCAATTGGAGAAGATCCCAACCGAGAAGGCTTAATTGATACACCTGCAAGAGTTGCGAGAATGTATGAAGAAGTATTTGAGGGACTGCATATCGATCCCCGTGAATATTTTTCCGTTATTTTTAGTGAAGACCATGAAGAGATTGTTCTTGTAAAGGATATCCCTTTTTTTTCAATGTGCGAACACCATTTAGTTCCGTTTTTTGGTAAGGCACATGTTGGGTATATTCCGAAGGAAGGCAGAGTCATTGGTTTAAGTAAATTGGCCAGGGCAGTTGAAGCCGTAGCAAAACGGCCGCAGCTTCAGGAAAGAATGACCTCTCAAGTGGCTGATGCTATCGTTCAGACCCTTGATCCCCATGGTGTTGTTATCGTTGTGGAAGCAGAGCATATGTGTATGACGATGAGAGGAGTGAGAAAACCTGGAGCAAAAACCGTGACGTCGGCAGTCAGAGGAGTATTTGAAAAAGATCCTGCTGCCCGGGCAGAGGTATTTAGTTTAATAAAATAA
- a CDS encoding ArsR/SmtB family transcription factor, which yields MGQQAIDTFRSCIPLFHALSDPARQDIILLLAETKQLSVNEIAEKSNLSRPAISHHLKVLRDVKLVTIEQKGTLRYYSLALEEAVALLKELVRTVETHCELEDSG from the coding sequence ATGGGTCAACAAGCCATTGATACATTTCGCTCTTGTATACCGCTATTTCACGCATTAAGCGACCCTGCCCGGCAGGATATCATTTTATTATTGGCTGAAACCAAACAATTAAGCGTGAATGAAATTGCGGAGAAATCCAATCTTTCCCGCCCGGCAATTTCTCACCACCTAAAGGTACTGCGTGACGTCAAGCTGGTAACCATAGAACAAAAAGGGACGCTGCGCTACTACTCCCTTGCTTTGGAAGAAGCTGTTGCTTTACTCAAGGAACTGGTCCGTACAGTAGAAACGCATTGTGAACTTGAGGATTCCGGCTGA
- a CDS encoding IS3 family transposase: MKAIHKDSHARYGAPKIHQMLLKEGYKVSIKRVQRLIKKADIRSITKRKFRPQSNKGKVIEGTNILKQDFSTTTINQKWVGDITHIY; the protein is encoded by the coding sequence ATTAAAGCAATCCATAAAGACAGCCACGCCCGTTATGGGGCTCCTAAAATCCATCAAATGCTATTGAAAGAAGGCTATAAAGTCAGTATCAAACGAGTTCAGCGTCTGATAAAAAAGGCAGATATCCGTTCCATCACCAAGAGGAAGTTCCGGCCACAATCAAACAAAGGTAAAGTTATTGAGGGTACTAATATTTTGAAACAGGACTTCTCTACAACGACAATTAATCAAAAATGGGTTGGGGATATCACCCATATTTATTGA
- a CDS encoding SDR family NAD(P)-dependent oxidoreductase: MMSKTALITGASSGIGKELANLFAKDGQDLVLVARKEDQLRQLAKELTSRYPINIKVMGKDLKDPSTPQQIYDELKQENIQIDFLINNAGHGLYGEFIKTDVNEEISMIDVNMKALTLLTKFFLPGMVQRQQGGVLNVASTAAFQPGPLMAVYYATKAYVLSFTEALENELKGTGVKVTALCPGPTKTGFSQRANLGESKLFQSGVMNVQEVAQIGYQGFMQGKSIVIPGMKNRLLAFLVRFLPRKTVTQLVHQVQDRK; encoded by the coding sequence ATCATGAGCAAAACTGCATTGATTACCGGGGCGTCAAGTGGGATTGGAAAAGAACTTGCGAATCTTTTTGCCAAGGATGGACAAGACCTTGTACTTGTCGCCAGAAAAGAAGATCAATTACGACAGTTGGCTAAAGAGCTGACGAGCCGTTATCCTATTAATATCAAGGTGATGGGTAAAGATCTGAAGGACCCTTCTACACCACAGCAAATCTACGATGAACTGAAACAAGAAAACATCCAAATTGATTTCTTAATCAACAATGCTGGCCATGGTCTTTATGGTGAATTTATTAAAACGGATGTGAATGAAGAAATTAGTATGATCGACGTCAATATGAAGGCATTAACACTATTGACCAAATTTTTTCTGCCCGGGATGGTTCAGCGTCAACAAGGAGGTGTCTTAAACGTGGCATCGACCGCTGCGTTTCAACCAGGACCACTCATGGCAGTGTATTACGCCACGAAAGCTTATGTCCTTTCCTTTACCGAAGCACTGGAAAATGAGTTAAAGGGTACGGGAGTCAAGGTTACTGCTCTATGTCCTGGACCCACGAAAACCGGTTTCAGTCAGCGCGCGAACTTGGGCGAATCAAAACTGTTTCAGAGTGGAGTCATGAATGTACAAGAAGTGGCTCAAATTGGTTATCAAGGTTTTATGCAAGGTAAATCAATTGTCATCCCTGGCATGAAAAACCGACTTCTCGCATTTCTTGTGCGTTTCTTGCCGCGCAAAACAGTAACGCAGCTCGTTCACCAAGTACAGGACCGGAAATAG
- a CDS encoding NAD-dependent epimerase/dehydratase family protein produces MSKKTALVLGATGLIGSELVKILIQQNKYEKIHLLVRRSIGVNHSTCEEHVIDFDHLDEYSHLFHVTDVFCCLGTTIKTAKSKEAFRKVDYVYPVEAAKLSKQFHVDKFLIVTAMGSNPKSPIFYNRVKGEVEETLRMLKLRSLHIFRPSLLLGDRKEFRLGEKLMGMVSHLLNVILVGPLRPYRAIEANKVALAMAASANTNKTGVNIYPSHEIERMANEVR; encoded by the coding sequence ATGAGCAAAAAAACAGCTCTCGTGTTAGGAGCTACTGGTCTGATCGGAAGCGAATTGGTAAAAATATTGATTCAACAAAACAAATATGAAAAGATTCACCTGCTGGTACGTCGATCTATAGGAGTAAATCATTCAACATGTGAAGAACATGTTATTGATTTTGATCATTTAGATGAATATTCCCATTTATTTCATGTAACGGATGTATTCTGCTGTTTGGGTACCACGATAAAAACGGCAAAGAGCAAAGAGGCTTTCCGAAAAGTGGACTATGTTTATCCTGTTGAGGCAGCTAAGTTATCGAAACAATTCCACGTTGATAAATTTCTAATCGTTACCGCAATGGGCTCAAACCCGAAATCTCCTATTTTCTATAATCGCGTTAAAGGAGAAGTGGAAGAGACTCTTAGAATGCTAAAACTTCGTTCTCTTCATATTTTCCGCCCCTCTCTGTTGTTAGGGGACCGAAAAGAGTTTCGCTTGGGCGAAAAATTGATGGGAATGGTTAGTCATTTGCTAAATGTAATCTTGGTTGGACCCTTACGTCCATATAGAGCGATTGAAGCAAACAAAGTAGCCTTAGCAATGGCTGCAAGTGCGAACACGAATAAAACAGGGGTCAATATTTATCCTTCTCATGAGATCGAGCGTATGGCAAATGAAGTTCGATAA
- a CDS encoding HU family DNA-binding protein, with translation MNKTELIAKVAEATQLTKKDATKAVEAVFNSIADSLQAGEKVQIIGFGNFETRERAARKGRNPQTGEEIEIPASKVPAFKPGKALKDIIK, from the coding sequence GTGAATAAAACAGAATTAATTGCAAAGGTTGCAGAAGCTACTCAGTTAACAAAAAAGGATGCAACAAAGGCTGTTGAAGCGGTTTTTAATTCAATTGCTGATTCTTTACAGGCAGGAGAAAAGGTTCAAATTATCGGATTTGGAAATTTTGAAACCCGTGAGCGTGCGGCCCGTAAAGGTCGTAATCCTCAAACTGGTGAAGAAATCGAAATTCCCGCAAGCAAGGTACCAGCTTTTAAGCCTGGAAAAGCCTTAAAAGATATCATTAAGTAA
- the tnpA gene encoding IS66 family insertion sequence element accessory protein TnpA: MTKDENRQMWKSRVAEFKASGQSATAWCAAQDLKVHQLRYWIYKFRSENESAKKQTQWLSVEIGELNADKPQEALPVRVGKAMIEVRPGFNPKLLSDVVKTLSML; this comes from the coding sequence TTGACCAAAGATGAAAACCGACAAATGTGGAAATCCAGAGTGGCCGAGTTTAAAGCAAGCGGCCAATCTGCCACAGCATGGTGTGCTGCTCAAGATTTGAAGGTGCATCAGCTGCGCTATTGGATCTACAAATTCAGATCAGAGAATGAATCTGCAAAGAAACAGACGCAATGGCTTTCTGTAGAGATCGGCGAATTAAATGCAGACAAACCTCAAGAAGCTTTGCCCGTTCGTGTAGGCAAAGCAATGATTGAGGTGCGGCCGGGATTCAATCCCAAGCTTCTCTCCGATGTCGTAAAGACGTTATCCATGCTTTGA
- a CDS encoding CBS and ACT domain-containing protein → MFVRQWMTTNPKTVTPDTSLADAYKKMKDFNVRRFPVIDDEKRVVGVITEGDCLKASPSPASTLSKYELNYLLDQIKVKDIMNKQVISVSPDILVEEAALVLRREKIGGVPVVENDRLVGVITETDIFDAFIDIMGMGQPGTRLLLELEDHHGVLADVTQIISRHIGNITSVAEFHRNETGRVYLMIRFTASDEEQKAIINELESHGHKVRSIHQV, encoded by the coding sequence ATGTTTGTTAGACAGTGGATGACCACCAATCCCAAAACAGTTACTCCGGATACGTCGCTGGCTGATGCATACAAAAAAATGAAGGACTTCAATGTAAGAAGATTTCCAGTCATAGATGATGAAAAAAGAGTAGTCGGAGTGATTACAGAAGGGGACTGCCTAAAGGCAAGCCCTTCCCCAGCCAGTACATTAAGCAAATATGAGTTAAATTATCTTTTGGATCAAATCAAAGTAAAGGATATTATGAACAAGCAAGTGATATCCGTATCTCCGGACATATTAGTAGAGGAAGCTGCTTTGGTTTTGAGAAGGGAAAAAATCGGAGGCGTTCCTGTTGTTGAAAATGATCGTCTGGTTGGAGTGATTACTGAAACAGACATTTTTGATGCTTTTATTGATATCATGGGGATGGGGCAACCAGGAACAAGGTTATTACTGGAATTGGAGGATCACCATGGAGTATTGGCCGACGTTACCCAAATCATTAGCCGACATATTGGGAATATAACCAGCGTGGCTGAATTTCACCGAAATGAAACGGGTCGCGTGTATCTAATGATCCGTTTTACAGCAAGTGATGAGGAGCAAAAAGCGATCATAAATGAGTTGGAAAGTCACGGTCACAAAGTTCGTTCCATACATCAAGTGTAA
- a CDS encoding transposase encodes MIKINIHRSFDQKNVTQINIKRNADQWVANITVKEEYPDISSSIEKAVGIKVAKAHRKVAQKRNDFLHKQSFRIVRDHDLIAAEQLKIRTGNGRRSKKPPPLQTGEAFTSQCGQNVVKSKKVVTHSE; translated from the coding sequence TTGATCAAAATAAACATCCATCGATCCTTTGATCAGAAAAACGTGACCCAGATCAACATCAAGCGAAACGCCGACCAGTGGGTAGCCAATATCACGGTGAAAGAGGAATATCCGGATATCTCTTCTTCCATTGAAAAAGCCGTTGGCATTAAGGTAGCCAAAGCCCATCGAAAAGTGGCCCAAAAACGAAATGATTTCCTGCATAAACAATCCTTCCGTATTGTTCGTGATCATGATCTGATTGCAGCAGAACAGCTAAAGATTCGTACAGGCAACGGTCGTAGAAGCAAGAAGCCCCCGCCTCTACAGACGGGGGAAGCATTCACTTCTCAATGTGGTCAAAATGTGGTCAAGTCAAAAAAAGTGGTCACTCACAGCGAATAG
- a CDS encoding transposase has product MENKNTGKKFNDDFKRTVVDLYHSGSSVKDLSSEYGVSEVTIYKWIKAYTPVEGVEGKSITPKEVSELKKRILSLSRSLKF; this is encoded by the coding sequence ATGGAAAACAAAAATACAGGCAAAAAATTTAATGACGACTTCAAAAGAACAGTGGTTGATCTATATCACTCTGGGAGCTCAGTAAAAGATCTAAGCAGCGAATATGGCGTATCTGAAGTAACGATTTATAAATGGATTAAAGCATATACTCCAGTTGAAGGGGTAGAAGGAAAATCCATCACCCCAAAGGAAGTCTCTGAACTCAAAAAGAGAATCTTAAGCTTAAGCAGGAGCTTGAAATTTTAA
- the tnpB gene encoding IS66 family insertion sequence element accessory protein TnpB (TnpB, as the term is used for proteins encoded by IS66 family insertion elements, is considered an accessory protein, since TnpC, encoded by a neighboring gene, is a DDE family transposase.), with product MMLSRVDTVYLAAGATDLRKSIDGLAVIVQEHFRLDPFSRHLFVFCNRKKDKIKVLEWGGDGFWLHYKRLEKGRFQWPDGDSHSLAVSQREFRWLLDGLPLHQVDANPEISERTII from the coding sequence ATGATGTTAAGCCGGGTAGACACAGTTTATCTTGCGGCTGGTGCAACGGACCTTCGAAAGTCAATCGATGGTTTAGCCGTTATTGTGCAAGAGCACTTTCGGTTGGATCCATTCTCCAGGCACCTTTTTGTGTTTTGCAATCGAAAAAAGGACAAAATCAAAGTCCTTGAATGGGGTGGCGATGGATTTTGGCTCCATTACAAACGTCTTGAGAAGGGCCGCTTTCAATGGCCTGATGGCGATAGCCACTCCCTTGCTGTTAGTCAGCGTGAATTCAGGTGGCTGCTCGATGGTTTACCTCTTCATCAAGTAGATGCTAATCCGGAAATAAGTGAGCGCACAATCATATGA
- a CDS encoding NAD-dependent epimerase/dehydratase family protein, whose amino-acid sequence MKIGVIGATGMIGHHTAKAVMERGHELVVIHRETSNLDVLDHLTFTSMVADLYDESSLIKALSNVDAVIHCAAYYPTEPLPWYEDVRRATNQMETFLSACEKVTLHRIVYLGAAIALPKNPSGEPGTEELIYPTTPQKKNPYLQVKYELDRMARERASDKLPIVIGIPSMCFGEYDYGPSTGRLILDIVNGDLPAYIEGKRNVIYAGDAGHGLVLACEKGKIGERYLFTGTNITMSDLVHKIADIANVQPPQRQIPLSLASFATKTRELKYRTMGGTPPKISSTAVAIMALGQFLNGEKARNELHFNNALTLEETIKITIDWFKKVGYIK is encoded by the coding sequence ATGAAAATTGGAGTGATCGGTGCAACAGGAATGATTGGACATCATACAGCTAAGGCAGTGATGGAAAGAGGCCACGAATTAGTAGTCATTCATCGAGAAACATCTAACCTAGATGTGTTAGATCATCTTACATTTACATCAATGGTTGCCGATCTATATGATGAATCAAGCCTGATAAAAGCATTGTCCAACGTTGATGCAGTCATTCACTGTGCGGCCTATTATCCAACAGAACCTTTGCCTTGGTATGAGGATGTTCGGCGTGCAACAAATCAAATGGAGACTTTTTTATCAGCATGTGAAAAAGTGACGCTGCACAGAATTGTTTACCTTGGAGCCGCCATTGCTCTGCCCAAAAATCCCTCGGGCGAACCAGGGACTGAAGAACTTATTTATCCTACAACTCCCCAAAAGAAAAATCCCTATTTACAAGTGAAATATGAGCTGGATCGAATGGCTAGAGAAAGAGCTTCTGACAAATTGCCGATTGTGATTGGTATTCCATCCATGTGTTTTGGAGAATATGACTATGGTCCTTCAACTGGCAGATTGATTTTGGATATTGTAAATGGAGATTTACCTGCTTATATTGAAGGGAAACGGAATGTCATTTATGCAGGGGATGCAGGTCATGGTCTGGTTCTGGCCTGTGAAAAGGGAAAGATTGGAGAAAGATATTTATTTACCGGGACAAACATTACGATGAGTGACTTAGTGCACAAAATAGCTGATATCGCAAATGTACAGCCTCCGCAAAGGCAAATACCTCTGTCTCTTGCTTCATTTGCGACAAAAACGCGAGAACTCAAATATCGAACCATGGGCGGTACTCCGCCAAAAATAAGCTCAACGGCTGTCGCGATTATGGCGCTTGGTCAATTTTTAAATGGCGAAAAAGCACGTAACGAGTTACATTTCAATAATGCATTGACTTTAGAAGAAACGATTAAAATAACGATTGATTGGTTTAAGAAAGTAGGTTATATCAAATAG